A single window of Lutzomyia longipalpis isolate SR_M1_2022 chromosome 1, ASM2433408v1 DNA harbors:
- the LOC129791184 gene encoding alpha-tocopherol transfer protein-like has product MALVDLEYDLDEALKRENLSRDDLSKLREPPIPGVPTNITDKQLAHFLNACGKVEEARKVIKIYYEARKNSPELFSGRDPNRNEVQKCLQSQDYFYLPLNPQGYHVVFHRLSDYKISSYHFENAIRTYFMLVDTCLSKQGPRPGIIFLFDMKGVSLGHLTRVRISTIRKFFHYVQEGLPAKLSAIHVLNVVSFFDKVLALIKPFMKAEILKVLHLHTSDLKMEEFYEKYIPRSCLPSDFGGDCPSVAEMHEAFTKELLGMKDYFLSDDRMIYGDEKVEKAEEVEHKFTKLEID; this is encoded by the exons ATGGCGCTTGTAGACTTGGAATACGATCTCGATGAGGCTCTCAAGcgtgaaaatctctcaagaGATGATTTAAGCAAATTGAGAGAACCACCAATTCCAGGCGTTCCCACCAACATAACAGACAAACAG TTAGCCCACTTCTTAAATGCCTGCGGCAAAGTTGAGGAAGCACGCAAAGTTATTAAAATCTACTATgaggcaagaaaaaattccccCGAACTCTTTTCCGGACGAGATCCCAATCGAAATGAAGTGCAGAAGTGTCTGCAGAGTCA GGACTACTTCTACTTGCCATTGAATCCACAAGGCTACCATGTAGTCTTCCATCGTCTGTCCGACTACAAAATATCCAGCTACCACTTTGAGAATGCCATAAGGACGTACTTTATGTTGGTAG ATACCTGCCTCAGCAAACAGGGACCACGACCTGGAATTATTTTCCTGTTTGACATGAAAGGAGTCTCTCTGGGTCATCTGACGCGAGTTCGTATCTCAACAATACGGAAATTCTTTCACTACGTTCAGGAAGGACTACCTGCGAAATTATCCGCCATCCACGTGCTCAACGTGGTATCCTTCTTTGACAAAGTCCTAGCACTCATAAAGCCTTTCATGAAGGCTGAGATACTCAAAGTACTCCATTTGCACACATCAGACTTGAAGATGGAGGAATTCTATGAGAAGTATATTCCACGGAGTTGCCTCCCATCTGACTTTGGTGGGGACTGCCCATCTGTTGCAGAAATGCACGAAGCCTTCACGAAAGAACTCCTAGGAATGAAGGACTACTTCTTGTCCGACGATAGAATGATCTATGGGGACGAAAAAGTTGAGAAGGCAGAAGAAGTTGAACATAAGTTCACAAAATTGGAGATTGATtag